Genomic window (Elusimicrobiota bacterium):
CGGCCTGCGCCGCGGCGGCGTGCGCGTCGTCGTCGGCCCGCGCTCGGCCTGCCTGCTCCCGTTCCGCGCGCTGCGCCTCGCCGTCATCGACGAGGAGCAGGACGAGTCCTACAAGCAGGACGGCCAGCTCCCCTATTACCACGCGCGCGACGTCGTCCTTCAGCGCGCCCGCCGCTTCGGCGCCTCGGTGGTCCTCGGCAGCGCGACGCCCTCCGTCGAGTCCTTCCAGGAATCCGGGGGCGGCGGGGAGATCGAGCTCATCGAGATGCGCGAGCGGGTCTTCGCCGGGACCTTCGCGCCGCCGGTGCGCATCCTCGACCGCCCGCATTCGGGCTGCCTCGGCCCCGACCTCCTGCAGGCGCTCAAGGACCGCCTGGAGCGGCGCGAGCAGTCCATCCTCCTCGTCAACCGCCGCGGCTTCTCGAACTTCGCGATCTGCCGCCGCTGCGGCTGGGTGGCGCGCTGCCCCGCCTGCGAGGTGGCGCTCATCCACCACCACGACGGCCTGCTCGGCTACACGCTGCGCTGCCACCACTGCGGGCGCTCGGGACCCGTGCCGAAGCTCTGCGGCGAATGCCATAAGGACGCGCTCGCCTTCGCGGGCATCGGGACGCAGAAGGTGATCTCCGAGCTGCGCGCGACGCTTCCCGGGGTCCGCGCGCTGCGCCTCGACGGGGACGTTTCGGCCGAACGGGGCGACGCCGAGGTCTACCGGCGCTTCCTGGGCGGCGAGGCCGACGTCCTCGTCGGCACGAAGCTCGTCGCCAAAGGCTTTCATTTCCCGCGGGTGACGCTCGTGGGCGTCGTGGACGCCGACACGATGCTGCACATGCCCGACTTCCGCTCGGCCGAGCGCACCGTCCAGCTCCTCCTGCAGGCCGCCGGCCGCGCCGGCCGCGCGGAGCATCCGGGAGAGGTCCTTCTGCAGACGGCGCGCCCGACGGACTACGCGATACAGGCCGTCGCGCGCGGCGACTACGCGGGCTTCTGCCGGCAGGAGCTCGAGTTCCGCCGCGAGCTGCGCTATCCTCCGGCGGCCGTGCTGGTGCGCGCGGTCTTCTCGGGCAAGAACGAGGCCGCGGTGAAGAGCGGCGCCGAGGACTCCGCCGCGGTCCTGCGCGCGGCGCTCGGCGAGGAGAGCGTCATCGGCCCCGCGCCCGGCCTGCTCGCGCGCTACAAGGGCAGCCACCGCTGGCACCTGCTCCTCAAAGTGGACCCCGCGCGCCTCGACGCCGCGCGCGAGACCCTGCGTTCCCTCGACCCGCCCTCGTCGGTGCGCCTGAAGATCAACGTGGACCCCTACGACTTCGTATGAAGACCGACGAGCGCCCCGCTCCGGACCTCCGGGCCCCCGTCGGGACGGCCCTCTTCGCGGGGGTCTTCGCGACCTATCTCGCGAGCGCCTACCCGACCCTTTCCCCCTACCGCGACTCGGGCGACCTGGCCGCCGCGGCCCTCACGCTCGGGGTCGCTCATCCTCCGGGCTACCCGCTCTACGCCCTGCTCGGGCGGACCTGGCTGTGGCTCTGCGCCGCGGGCAACCCCGCCTACCGCCTCCACGCGCTCAGCGCGCTCCTCGGAGCGCTGGCCGCCCTCGCCCTCTATCTCGCGCTCACCCGGCGTCCCCGCGGGGAGACGCCCTCCGGGAGGGACCTCCTCTCCGCGGCCTGCGCGGCGCTCCTCCTCGCGCTCGCGCCGGCCTTCCGCCACCTCTGCGTGGTCTCCGAGATGTACAGTCTCCTCGCCTTCTTCGGAGCGCTCGTCGTCCTCCTCCTCTCCCCCGTCGGCCCGCCGCCCGCCGAACGCGCGGTGTGCGCCGCCGCGCTCGCGCTCGGAGTCGGTGCGGCCGGGCATCAGACCCTGCTCGGCGCGGGAGTCCTGCTCCTCGCCGCGGCGCCTCCGCGCGCTCGCGCCGAAGGCGGAGTCCCCTGGCGCCTGTGGGGCCTCTGCGCACTGTTCATCGGGGCGGGCCTCTTGCTCTTCGCCTATCTTCCCGTGCGCTCCTGGCGATCCCCCGTCCTCGACTGGGGCGAGCCGCGTTCACTGGAGCCCTTCCTGCGCATGCTGGTCCGCGCCGACTACGGCGGGGTGCGCCTTCATCCGGAGCGGCCCGCGGGGCTCCTCCTCGCGGCGGGCTGGCTCGACGGGCTGCGTCTGAGCGCGCGGATCTTCGTCTCCGAGCTCGGCTGGGCAGGAGCGCTCCTCCTGTTCTGGGGCGCGCTGCGCGCCTTCTCCGGCGGGGAGGGGCCTTCGCGCCGCCGCCTCGCGCTCGCCGCGCTCGCGGCCTTCCTCCTCTCCGGCCCGCTCTTCATCGTCTGGGCCAACCTCGACCCCGCTCTCCCGGAGACCTACGCGATCCTGGAGCCGCATCTCATGCTGCCCCTGCTCTTCGCCGCGCTGCTCGCCGGACTCGCGCTTCGCGACCTCCTGCGCCGCTGGACCTCTCCCGCCGCTCTCGCCGTCCTCCTCGCGCTGGTCGCGGCCGGCTGGAGCTTCCCGCGCGGCGACGCGGCGTGGAGCCGGCGCGGAGACTACACGGCCTGGGACTACGGGCACGGGCTCCTTTCCTCGCTGCCCCCCGGCGCGCTGCTCGTCGATCCCGACGACCCCACCGCCTTCACTTTGAGCTACCTGCTCCAGGCGCACGGCCTGCGGCCCGACGTGACGCCGTTCCTCTACTTCCGGACGCGCTGGGGCTACGAGCAGTTCCGCCGCCGCCATCCCGCGCTGGTCCCGTCCGGCGAGGCGCTCAGCGGGCAGGCGTTCTATGCCGGCGTCGTGGGCCGGGCGCTCGCCGACGGGCGGCCGCTGCGCGCGGACCTCCCGCAGAAGGCCCCGAACGGCCTGCGGGCCTTCCCCCTCGGGCTCTCCTACCGCCTGAGCCCGGCGACCCCGACCCCCGCCGAGTCGGCGCGGCTCGTCGAGGAGTCCCTGCGCCTTCACGCCCTCCTGCGCCGCCATCCCGCGCCGGCGCGCGAGGACTTCTTCAGCCGGCACACGAGCGCCTACTGGGCCAGCGCCCTCAACAACCTCGGCATCGAGGTCCAGCGTTCGGGCCGCGACGCGGAGGCCGGGCGCGTCTATCTGCGCGCGCTCTCGATCGGACCCTGGCTCCCCGAGGCCTGGAACAACCGGGGCAACGCGGCGCTCGCCGGCGGCGACCTCGCCGCCGCCGAGGGCTGCTACCGCGCGTCGCTGAGGGAGCGCGAGTCCTCGCAGGTCCGCTACAACCTCGGCCGCGCGCTCCTGCTGGGCGCCCGCTACCCCGAGGCCGAAGCGGTCTTCTCCGAGGCCGCGAAGGCGGGGGTCGTGGACGCCGCCAACGACCTCGGCCTCGTCTACCTCCGCACGGGCCGCGCCGAGGACGCCGTCGCGCAGTGGCTGCGTCTGCTCGACCGCGCCCCTCGCTACCCCAACGCGTACTACAACCTCTCGCTGGCCTACGCGAAGCTCGGCGACCGCGCGCGCGCGCGCGCCGCGCTCGAGGCCTACCGTTCCCTCGAGACGGACCCCTCCGCCCGCGCCGAAGCGGAGAGCATGCTCCAGCGGCTTTAGGCCCAGCCGTACCCCCCCGCCGTTCAGAAACCCGTCTGGAATTGGTACCATCGGCCTCATGAACGCCCTGGAAGCCCTCAAGCGCGGCACCGTCGAGCTCGTCAGCGAGGAGGACTTGAGCCGCAAGCTCAAGCGCGGGACGCCTCTGCGCGTGAAGCTCGGCGTGGACCCGACGAGCCCGGACCTCCACCTCGGCCACACCGTGGCCCTCTCGAAGCTGCGCGCCTTCCAGGACCTCGGGCACACCGCCGTGCTCATCATCGGCGACTTCACCGCCCGCATCGGCGACCCCTCGGGCCGCGACGCCACGCGCCCCACCCTCGACGCGGCGGCCGTGCAGGCGAACGCACGCACCTACACCGACCAGGCCTTCAAGGTCCTCGACAAGTCGCGCACCGAAGTCCGCTTCAACTCGGAGTGGCTCGAGCCCTTCGTGCGCGAGCGCCTCCTCTCCGAGCTGCGCCGCCACACCGTCGGCCAGCTCCTCGAACGCGAGGACTTCCGGGTCCGGATGAAGGACGGGACCCCGATCACCCTCCTCGAGATGATGTACCCGCTCATGCAGGGCTACGACTCCGTCGCGATCAAGGCGGACGTCGAGCTCGGCGGCAACGACCAGCTCTTCAACCTGCTCATGGGCCGCGCCATGCAGAAGGACGCGGGCCAGGAGCCGCAGGTCGTGCTCACCGTCCCCCTCCTCGCCGGCCTCGACGGCGTGAAGAAGATGTCGAAGTCCTACGGCAACGCCATCTCTCTGAGCGAGAGCGCCCGCGAGGTCTTCGGGAAGGTCATGAAGCTCTCCGACGAGAGCATGCTCGTCTACTACGAGCTCCTCACCGCCCGCGATCTCGCGGGGGTGAAGGCCGAGCATCCCATGGCGGCGAAGAAGGGCCTCGCCGAGGAGCTCACCGCCCGCTTCCACGGCGCCGAGGCCGCGAAGGCCGAGCGCGCCTTCTTCGACGAGACCTTCTCGAAGAAGAAGCTCCCCGACGACATCCCGACCGCCGAGGCCCCGAAGGACGCCGTCGGCTTCAAATGGAGCGCGCTCCTCGTCGAGCTGAAGCTGACCGCGTCCAGGAAGGAAGCTCAGCGGCTGATCGAGCAGGGCGGTTTTCGCATCGACGGGGAGCAGATGAAGAAGGACGACCCGATCGGGCCTCGCGGCGGGACGGAGGTCGTCCTCCAGGTCGGCAAGCACAGATTCCAGAAAGTGAGGTTCCCCGCATGAACGCGCTCCTTTTCTCGCTGCTCCTCCTCGTCCCCGGCGCGCGCGCCGAGGACGGCGGCTGGGACGCCCGCCTGACGAAGTCCGAGGGAGAGGTCGTCGTCTACCCCGCCGGCGCCGAGGAGTCCTCGGAGCCCGAGACCGACATGCCGCTCGACGCGGGCGACCGCATCGAGACCGGCGCCGACGGCCGCGCCGAGGTGGCGCTCGATTCGGAGAGCCTCGTCGAGATCGGCCCGAAGAGCGTCTTCACCGTGGAGTCCCTCGACGAGAAGGAGTCGTGGCTCTCGCTGAAGCTCGGCTCGCTGACGGCCAAGCTCAAGAAACTGGCCGCGGGCCGCTCCCTGCGCGTGCGCACCCCTTCCGCGGTCGCCGCGGTGCGCGGAACCGAGTTCGCCGTCGACGTCCCCGAGGAGGGAGAGACCCGCGTCGGCGTCTTCGACGAGGGCCGCGTCGAGGTGAGCGGCGAGCAGGGGAGCACCGAACTCTCCGCGAACCAGGAGACGCAGGTCCTGCGCGGGCGCGCGCCGGGCCGTCCCGCCGCGCTCAAGCGCTTCAAGAAGCTGCGCGCGCGCATCGTGCGGCTGCGGGAGCGCCGCGAGACCGTCCGCAAGGCCTGGAAGGCCCTCCCCGTCGAGCGCCGCCGCGAGCTGCGCCGCTCGTTCATGGAGCGCCGCGCCGGGAAGCTCCAGGAGCGCCGCGAACGCCTCCAGGAGAAGCGCGAACGGCGCAAGGACGGGCGGGGAGCGGGGCAGCCGCAGCAGGGCGGCGAACAGCGCATGGAGCGTGGAGAACAGCGGCAGGGGCGCCGTCAGGAAATGCGGCAGGGCGCTCAACAGCGGCGCCAGGACCGGCGCCGCCGGCCGGACGGACGTCCCTAGCCGCCCCGGACGCGCGCGCAGTTTGTTATACTTACAGATGCCGCGCATGAGCGCGGCGGACATCGCTTGAACATCCTCATCGCTGGGATCGACTCCAAACTCTGCCACCAGATCCGGGACCTTCTCTCGGCACAGGGCCATCAGGTCCAGCTGAGCGACCCCTCCGGAGCCGCCCGCGCCGCCGCCGATTCCCGCGCCGCCCTCGTCGTCGTCGACGGCGTGCCCTCCAAGGACGCCGCCCTCTCTCTGGTGCGCGCGCTGCGCGCCCAGGAAGCCACGCGCCGGGTGCCCATCCTGCAGGTGGACCCGCGCGGGACGCTCGGCGACGTCGTGGAGCTCCTCGACGCGGGCGCCGACGACTATCTCATGCGTCCGTTCAACGGACAGGTCTTCCTCGCGCGCGTGCGCACGCTGCTGCGTCGTCAGATCTGGAGCGGCGCGCTCTCCGAGGACCCCGTCGCCGTCGTACAGGCGGGCGGCCTCACCGTCCGCCTCCTCGAGCGGGTCGTCCTCTGCGACGGCCAGGAAGTCCTGCTCACGCGTTTGGAGTTCGACCTCCTCTCGTTCTTCGCCCGCAACCGCGACAAGGCCCTCAAGCGCACGGAGATCCTCGAGGCCGTCTGGAAGTACCCCGAAGGGGTCGAGACGCGCACCCTCGACAAGCACGTCGAGACCCTGCGCCGCAAGCTCGGCGCCTTCGGCCAATGCATCCGCACCGTACACGGCGTCGGCTACCGCTTCTCCCCCGCTCCGGCCGACGATCAGAAGCTCGCCCGCGCCCCTCAGCGATAAGCCTGGGCTCATCCGGACGCGATCACCTGGGCGGGCTGCCGCAGACTCCTCCCTCACGGTCCTGCGCGCCGATCGACGATCCGAGGTCGTCTGCCTTCCGCGCAGCGCATCGTGTCCGAAATCGCGCGAGATCTCCCTTCATAATTCGGTAATAAGTAATAATAAGCAGAATATGACACTAGACAAACAAATAAGCACGAATATCCAGAGTCCATATTCTATCTTGCGTTAGCATGTAGTGTCGTTGTCAAGCTGATTTCGCCGTATAATTTGCGAAATCCCTGCGAATGTTTCTTCGCAAAAGCTCCGTCGGACTATCGGGATAAGTAGACCCGTTCGGACCATACTCTCCTATACGCGCGCGAGACGTAGCGCGTAAGAGAACATGAGGCCGAGCTCGACGCAGATGCGGAACGGACAGAAGGCGGGAGGCGCGAAGCGCCTCGCCGCCTTCGCCGTCCTCGCCCTCCTCGCCGCCCTCTCCCCCCTCGCCGCCTTCGCCGACCCCGACCCCTCCAACGACTCCGACGTCCTCACGATCTCCTTGACCCCCGCCATCGACCTCGGCGTCGACATCGATACCTCCACCGTCCGCTTCAGCGACTCCGACGCCCCCGGGACTCTCTCGCTGACGCTCCCCCTGGGCGCCACCGCCTACTTCATCAGCCCCGCGACGATGACGGTGCTGGGCAATTTCAACAACCAGGAGGTCCAGCTCCAGGCCGCCGGCATCGACCAGTGGACGGTGGACGGCGATGAGACGGCGAACGCGGACGCGCTCCAGCTCTACGCGCTCTTCGCGGTGAACAAGGCCTCGAATCCGGTCGAGGCGGAGTTCGGCTCGGACGCGGGGCGCCATCTCGTCACCGGTTCGGCGCAGACCGCGGGCGAGACGCAAGGGTCGGAGTCGAATCTTCGAGCGAGCAACCGCTATGAGATCGCCAACGGAGACATGACCGACGGCGCCGACGTGGACAACCTGACGGTCGGGACGGTGCGGCAGCTCTGGCTGCGGCTGGACCTCCCGCCTCTTTCGGGCGTGGCAACGGAGCAGAGGGTCG
Coding sequences:
- a CDS encoding FecR domain-containing protein; translation: MNALLFSLLLLVPGARAEDGGWDARLTKSEGEVVVYPAGAEESSEPETDMPLDAGDRIETGADGRAEVALDSESLVEIGPKSVFTVESLDEKESWLSLKLGSLTAKLKKLAAGRSLRVRTPSAVAAVRGTEFAVDVPEEGETRVGVFDEGRVEVSGEQGSTELSANQETQVLRGRAPGRPAALKRFKKLRARIVRLRERRETVRKAWKALPVERRRELRRSFMERRAGKLQERRERLQEKRERRKDGRGAGQPQQGGEQRMERGEQRQGRRQEMRQGAQQRRQDRRRRPDGRP
- a CDS encoding response regulator transcription factor, with amino-acid sequence MNILIAGIDSKLCHQIRDLLSAQGHQVQLSDPSGAARAAADSRAALVVVDGVPSKDAALSLVRALRAQEATRRVPILQVDPRGTLGDVVELLDAGADDYLMRPFNGQVFLARVRTLLRRQIWSGALSEDPVAVVQAGGLTVRLLERVVLCDGQEVLLTRLEFDLLSFFARNRDKALKRTEILEAVWKYPEGVETRTLDKHVETLRRKLGAFGQCIRTVHGVGYRFSPAPADDQKLARAPQR
- a CDS encoding DUF2723 domain-containing protein: MKTDERPAPDLRAPVGTALFAGVFATYLASAYPTLSPYRDSGDLAAAALTLGVAHPPGYPLYALLGRTWLWLCAAGNPAYRLHALSALLGALAALALYLALTRRPRGETPSGRDLLSAACAALLLALAPAFRHLCVVSEMYSLLAFFGALVVLLLSPVGPPPAERAVCAAALALGVGAAGHQTLLGAGVLLLAAAPPRARAEGGVPWRLWGLCALFIGAGLLLFAYLPVRSWRSPVLDWGEPRSLEPFLRMLVRADYGGVRLHPERPAGLLLAAGWLDGLRLSARIFVSELGWAGALLLFWGALRAFSGGEGPSRRRLALAALAAFLLSGPLFIVWANLDPALPETYAILEPHLMLPLLFAALLAGLALRDLLRRWTSPAALAVLLALVAAGWSFPRGDAAWSRRGDYTAWDYGHGLLSSLPPGALLVDPDDPTAFTLSYLLQAHGLRPDVTPFLYFRTRWGYEQFRRRHPALVPSGEALSGQAFYAGVVGRALADGRPLRADLPQKAPNGLRAFPLGLSYRLSPATPTPAESARLVEESLRLHALLRRHPAPAREDFFSRHTSAYWASALNNLGIEVQRSGRDAEAGRVYLRALSIGPWLPEAWNNRGNAALAGGDLAAAEGCYRASLRERESSQVRYNLGRALLLGARYPEAEAVFSEAAKAGVVDAANDLGLVYLRTGRAEDAVAQWLRLLDRAPRYPNAYYNLSLAYAKLGDRARARAALEAYRSLETDPSARAEAESMLQRL
- the tyrS gene encoding tyrosine--tRNA ligase, with the translated sequence MNALEALKRGTVELVSEEDLSRKLKRGTPLRVKLGVDPTSPDLHLGHTVALSKLRAFQDLGHTAVLIIGDFTARIGDPSGRDATRPTLDAAAVQANARTYTDQAFKVLDKSRTEVRFNSEWLEPFVRERLLSELRRHTVGQLLEREDFRVRMKDGTPITLLEMMYPLMQGYDSVAIKADVELGGNDQLFNLLMGRAMQKDAGQEPQVVLTVPLLAGLDGVKKMSKSYGNAISLSESAREVFGKVMKLSDESMLVYYELLTARDLAGVKAEHPMAAKKGLAEELTARFHGAEAAKAERAFFDETFSKKKLPDDIPTAEAPKDAVGFKWSALLVELKLTASRKEAQRLIEQGGFRIDGEQMKKDDPIGPRGGTEVVLQVGKHRFQKVRFPA
- the priA gene encoding primosomal protein N', which encodes MRIAEVGFPLLLDRGFDYEVPAALASAVSVGTRVRAPLGPRSAVGVVLSLRDGESPRKLKALEAALESEPSLTPEMIELARWLARRYCATLGECVRALLPSEILRKSERKGAAAAAAAAVFGELEPAAPPAAAFELTPSQSGALARVSSALDARRFSAHLLFGVPASGKTEVYLRLIRRAVADGGQALFLVPEISLTRPFFEHFSKTVFPDAPAGTPPVALWHSQLGQRERREVWFGLRRGGVRVVVGPRSACLLPFRALRLAVIDEEQDESYKQDGQLPYYHARDVVLQRARRFGASVVLGSATPSVESFQESGGGGEIELIEMRERVFAGTFAPPVRILDRPHSGCLGPDLLQALKDRLERREQSILLVNRRGFSNFAICRRCGWVARCPACEVALIHHHDGLLGYTLRCHHCGRSGPVPKLCGECHKDALAFAGIGTQKVISELRATLPGVRALRLDGDVSAERGDAEVYRRFLGGEADVLVGTKLVAKGFHFPRVTLVGVVDADTMLHMPDFRSAERTVQLLLQAAGRAGRAEHPGEVLLQTARPTDYAIQAVARGDYAGFCRQELEFRRELRYPPAAVLVRAVFSGKNEAAVKSGAEDSAAVLRAALGEESVIGPAPGLLARYKGSHRWHLLLKVDPARLDAARETLRSLDPPSSVRLKINVDPYDFV